In the Kribbella sp. NBC_00482 genome, one interval contains:
- a CDS encoding ABC transporter ATP-binding protein gives MKDLSVTFRTEDGPLSAVDRVSFEVGDGEVLAVVGESGCGKSVTAMSIAGLLPRTATVNGSVELDGTELIGADKRTLRSIRGREVAYIFQEPMTSLNPVFTVGHQIIEVLRTHIGLNRQAAHARAIELLKLVGIPSAERRVGDYPHQLSGGMRQRVMIAMAVACDPKVLIADEPTTALDVTIQAGILDVLRGLRERLGTSIVLITHDLGVVADLADRVAVMYAGRVVETAEVHDLFAHPEHPYTVGLLGASPAAGRHAESQRLNEIPGLVPVLSEQPDACTFADRCTRAVDTCTSSQPQLTDGPHRVACWNPVREPVEV, from the coding sequence GTGAAGGATCTGTCCGTCACGTTCCGCACCGAGGACGGGCCGTTGTCGGCGGTCGATCGGGTCAGCTTCGAGGTCGGTGACGGCGAGGTGCTCGCGGTGGTCGGTGAATCCGGCTGCGGCAAGAGCGTCACCGCGATGAGCATCGCGGGTCTCCTCCCCCGCACGGCGACCGTGAACGGCTCCGTCGAGCTCGACGGCACCGAACTGATCGGCGCCGACAAGCGCACGCTCCGCTCGATCCGCGGCCGCGAGGTCGCGTACATCTTCCAGGAGCCGATGACCTCGCTGAACCCGGTGTTCACCGTCGGCCACCAGATCATCGAGGTACTGCGGACGCATATCGGCCTGAACCGCCAGGCTGCGCACGCCCGCGCGATCGAGCTGCTGAAGCTCGTCGGCATCCCGTCCGCCGAGCGCCGCGTCGGCGACTATCCGCACCAACTGTCCGGCGGCATGCGGCAACGCGTGATGATCGCGATGGCGGTCGCCTGCGACCCGAAGGTCCTGATCGCCGACGAGCCGACCACGGCCCTCGACGTCACGATCCAGGCCGGCATCCTCGACGTACTGCGCGGTCTTCGCGAACGCCTCGGCACCAGCATCGTGCTGATCACGCACGACCTCGGTGTCGTCGCCGACCTCGCCGATCGGGTCGCGGTGATGTACGCCGGACGCGTCGTGGAAACCGCCGAGGTCCACGACCTGTTCGCTCACCCCGAGCACCCGTACACGGTGGGACTGCTCGGCGCCTCCCCCGCTGCCGGACGGCATGCGGAATCCCAGCGCCTGAACGAGATTCCGGGCCTCGTCCCGGTGCTCAGCGAGCAACCCGACGCGTGTACGTTCGCCGACCGCTGCACACGAGCCGTCGACACCTGTACGTCGTCCCAACCGCAGCTCACCGACGGTCCGCATCGAGTCGCGTGCTGGAACCCTGTGCGTGAACCAGTGGAGGTCTGA
- a CDS encoding ABC transporter ATP-binding protein, whose product MDTALEVEDLVMHFGPVRAVDGVTLRIRQGSVVALVGESGSGKSTVGRCIVRLLEPTGGTVRLAGADITHLSRRRLRPHRRDVSIVFQDPAGSLDPRLSVGDIVGEPLRLMRRKDISTKVSESLRRVGLRPEVAQRAPHELSGGQRQRVSIARALISEPRLLVADEPTSALDVSVQASVLNLLADLQRDLGFACLFITHDLSAVEYLADEVAVMYLGQLVEQGPRSKIFGKPAHPYTQALLSAAPVPDPAEQRARRPVLLGDDLPSAIDPPPGCRFHTRCPVAVDTCRTVVPEPRTIGEGGHQVACHLVNDDGTGPDVRPTEGVAP is encoded by the coding sequence ATGGACACCGCCCTCGAAGTCGAGGACCTGGTCATGCACTTCGGTCCCGTGCGGGCCGTCGACGGAGTGACGCTCCGGATCCGGCAAGGCTCCGTCGTCGCGCTCGTCGGCGAGAGCGGGTCCGGCAAGTCGACCGTCGGCCGCTGCATCGTCAGACTGCTCGAACCGACCGGCGGAACCGTTCGCCTCGCCGGCGCCGACATCACCCACCTCAGCCGCCGCCGGCTCCGGCCGCACCGCCGCGACGTGTCCATCGTGTTCCAGGACCCGGCCGGGTCGCTCGATCCGCGACTGTCCGTCGGCGACATCGTCGGCGAACCGCTCCGCCTGATGCGCCGCAAGGACATCTCCACCAAGGTCTCCGAGTCACTGCGCCGGGTCGGCCTCCGCCCGGAGGTCGCGCAGCGCGCACCACACGAACTGTCCGGCGGTCAGCGGCAACGGGTCAGCATCGCCCGCGCGCTGATCTCCGAACCACGGCTGCTGGTCGCGGACGAGCCGACGAGCGCGCTGGACGTCTCGGTGCAGGCCTCCGTGCTCAATCTGCTCGCCGACCTCCAGCGCGATCTCGGCTTCGCGTGCTTGTTCATCACGCACGACCTGTCCGCGGTCGAATACCTCGCCGACGAGGTTGCGGTGATGTACCTCGGGCAATTGGTAGAGCAGGGGCCGCGCTCGAAGATTTTCGGGAAGCCGGCCCACCCGTACACGCAGGCGCTCCTGTCCGCAGCGCCCGTACCCGATCCCGCCGAGCAGCGCGCCCGCCGACCCGTCCTGCTCGGTGACGACCTCCCGTCCGCGATCGACCCACCGCCCGGCTGCCGCTTCCACACCCGCTGCCCGGTCGCGGTGGACACATGCCGGACAGTCGTCCCGGAACCACGGACGATCGGCGAAGGTGGACACCAGGTCGCCTGCCACCTCGTCAACGACGACGGCACCGGCCCCGACGTACGACCGACTGAAGGAGTTGCCCCATGA